The following coding sequences are from one Lepisosteus oculatus isolate fLepOcu1 chromosome 19, fLepOcu1.hap2, whole genome shotgun sequence window:
- the gspt1 gene encoding eukaryotic peptide chain release factor GTP-binding subunit ERF3A isoform X1, with translation MDPRDTAPDSWEQEDDVEAPAEEQLRAAFTGLNVNAKPFVPNVHAAEFVPAFLQTGPSDSPDVAGTDTVTSMEVSDSVGNPHRMPLTAEGRSVSLAAPVENGEADMTAEESWEQKGEPSEAEPGGGPSGDGGPAEEPPQEMMMEEEEEVPTPKVVLAPPDAPKKEHVNVVFIGHVDAGKSTIGGQIMYLTGMVDKRTLEKYEREAKEKNRETWYLSWALDTNQEERDKGKTVEVGRAYFETEKKHFTILDAPGHKSFVPNMIGGASQADLAVLVISARKGEFETGFEKGGQTREHAMLAKTAGVKHLIVLINKMDDPTVNWSLERYEECKEKLVPFLKKVGFNPKKDIHFMPCSGLTGANLKEPADLCSWYTGLPFIAHLDSLPNFNRSSDGPVRLPIVDKYKDMGTVILGKLESGSICKAQQLVMMPNKHTVEVLSLLSDDVETEFAGPGENLKLRLKGIEEEEILPGFILCNAENLCHSGRTFDAQIVIIEHKSIICPGYNAVLHIHTCIEEVQITALICLVDKKSGEKSKTRPRFVKQDQVCIARLRTAGTICLETFKDFPQMGRFTLRDEGKTIAIGKVLKLVPEKD, from the exons ATGGACCCCAGAGACACTGCCCCTGATTCCTGGGAACAGGAGGACGATGTGGAGGCCCCGGCCGAGGAGCAGCTCCGGGCGGCTTTCACCGGGCTCAACGTGAACGCCAAGCCGTTCGTCCCCAACGTCCACGCCGCCGAGTTCGTCCCGGCCTTCCTGCAGACTGGGCCTTCCGACAGCCCCGACGTCGCCG GTACTGATACAGTCACCAGCATGGAAGTTTCAGACTCTGTTG GAAATCCTCATCGCATGCCTCTGACAGCTGAGGGCCGCTCAGTTTCCCTTGCTG CGCCGGTGGAGAACGGAGAGGCAGACATGACCGCGGAGGAGTCGTGGGAGCAGAAAGGGGAGCCCAGTGAAGCGGAGCCGGGAGGCGGCCCCTCAGGGGACGGGGGTCCCGCCGAGGAGCCCCCACAGGAGATGATgatggaggaggaggaagaggtgcCAACACCCAAAGTCGTCCTTGCCCCGCCGGACGCCCCAAAGAAGGAGCACGTGAACGTGGTTTTCATCGGGCACGTCG ATGCTGGCAAATCCACAATCGGAGGACAGATCAT GTATTTAACGGGGATGGTGGACAAGCGAACCCTGGAGAAATATGAAAgagaagcaaaagaaaagaacaGAGAGACCTG GTATCTTTCCTGGGCTCTGGACACGAACCAAGAGGAGAGGGACAAGGGCAAAACCGTGGAGGTCGGGCGCGCCTACTTTGAAACGGAAAAAAAGCACTTTACCATCCTGGACGCCCCAGGCCACAAAAGCTTTGTCCCCAACATGATCGGCGGGGCATCGCAAGCGGACTTGGCCGTGCTG GTGATCTCTGCCAGGAAAGGAGAGTTTGAGACGGGGTTCGAGAAGGGCGGCCAGACGCGAGAGCATGCCATGCTGGCCAAGACGGCAGGGGTGAAGCACCTGATCGTCCTCATCAACAAGATGGACGACCCGACGGTGAACTGGAGCCTGGAGAG GTACGAggaatgtaaagagaaactagTGCCATTTTTGAAGAAGGTCGGGTTCAACCCCAAAAAAGATATTCACTTCATGCCCTGCTCTGGACTCACGGGGGCCAACCTCAAGGAACCTGCGGACCTGTGCTCCTGGTACAC AGGGTTACCGTTCATCGCGCACCTGGACAGTCTGCCAAACTTCAACAGATCCAGCGACGGGCCGGTCAGATTACCGATTGTCGACAAGTACAAG GATATGGGCACTGTGATCCTGGGCAAGCTGGAGTCTGGGTCTATCTGCAAAGCACAGCAGCTTGTGATGATGCCAAACAAG CACACCGTGGAGGTCCTCAGCCTGCTCTCGGACGATGTGGAGACGGAGTTCGCCGGGCCCGGGGAGAACCTGAAGCTGAGGCTGAAGGGCATCGAGGAGGAGGAGATCCTGCCCGGCTTCATCCTTTGTAACGCCGAGAACCTCTGCCACTCCGGGCGCACTTTCGACGCTCAG ATTGTCATCATCGAACACAAATCCATCATCTGCCCTGGTTACAACGCAGTCCTGCACATCCACACCTGCATTGAAGAAGTCCAAATTACA GCCTTAATCTGCCTGGTAGACAAAAAGTCTGGCGAGAAAAGCAAGACGCGACCTCGTTTTGTGAAACAAGACCAAGTGTGCATCGCCCGCCTGCGGACCGCGGGCACCATCTGCCTTGAGACCTTCAAAGATTTCCCTCAGATGGGACGCTTCACCTTACGGGATGAAG gcaAGACCATCGCCATTGGCAAGGTTTTGAAGCTGGTACCAGAGAAGGACTAA
- the gspt1 gene encoding eukaryotic peptide chain release factor GTP-binding subunit ERF3A isoform X5, with product MDPRDTAPDSWEQEDDVEAPAEEQLRAAFTGLNVNAKPFVPNVHAAEFVPAFLQTGPSDSPDVAAPVENGEADMTAEESWEQKGEPSEAEPGGGPSGDGGPAEEPPQEMMMEEEEEVPTPKVVLAPPDAPKKEHVNVVFIGHVDAGKSTIGGQIMYLTGMVDKRTLEKYEREAKEKNRETWYLSWALDTNQEERDKGKTVEVGRAYFETEKKHFTILDAPGHKSFVPNMIGGASQADLAVLVISARKGEFETGFEKGGQTREHAMLAKTAGVKHLIVLINKMDDPTVNWSLERYEECKEKLVPFLKKVGFNPKKDIHFMPCSGLTGANLKEPADLCSWYTGLPFIAHLDSLPNFNRSSDGPVRLPIVDKYKDMGTVILGKLESGSICKAQQLVMMPNKHTVEVLSLLSDDVETEFAGPGENLKLRLKGIEEEEILPGFILCNAENLCHSGRTFDAQIVIIEHKSIICPGYNAVLHIHTCIEEVQITALICLVDKKSGEKSKTRPRFVKQDQVCIARLRTAGTICLETFKDFPQMGRFTLRDEGKTIAIGKVLKLVPEKD from the exons ATGGACCCCAGAGACACTGCCCCTGATTCCTGGGAACAGGAGGACGATGTGGAGGCCCCGGCCGAGGAGCAGCTCCGGGCGGCTTTCACCGGGCTCAACGTGAACGCCAAGCCGTTCGTCCCCAACGTCCACGCCGCCGAGTTCGTCCCGGCCTTCCTGCAGACTGGGCCTTCCGACAGCCCCGACGTCGCCG CGCCGGTGGAGAACGGAGAGGCAGACATGACCGCGGAGGAGTCGTGGGAGCAGAAAGGGGAGCCCAGTGAAGCGGAGCCGGGAGGCGGCCCCTCAGGGGACGGGGGTCCCGCCGAGGAGCCCCCACAGGAGATGATgatggaggaggaggaagaggtgcCAACACCCAAAGTCGTCCTTGCCCCGCCGGACGCCCCAAAGAAGGAGCACGTGAACGTGGTTTTCATCGGGCACGTCG ATGCTGGCAAATCCACAATCGGAGGACAGATCAT GTATTTAACGGGGATGGTGGACAAGCGAACCCTGGAGAAATATGAAAgagaagcaaaagaaaagaacaGAGAGACCTG GTATCTTTCCTGGGCTCTGGACACGAACCAAGAGGAGAGGGACAAGGGCAAAACCGTGGAGGTCGGGCGCGCCTACTTTGAAACGGAAAAAAAGCACTTTACCATCCTGGACGCCCCAGGCCACAAAAGCTTTGTCCCCAACATGATCGGCGGGGCATCGCAAGCGGACTTGGCCGTGCTG GTGATCTCTGCCAGGAAAGGAGAGTTTGAGACGGGGTTCGAGAAGGGCGGCCAGACGCGAGAGCATGCCATGCTGGCCAAGACGGCAGGGGTGAAGCACCTGATCGTCCTCATCAACAAGATGGACGACCCGACGGTGAACTGGAGCCTGGAGAG GTACGAggaatgtaaagagaaactagTGCCATTTTTGAAGAAGGTCGGGTTCAACCCCAAAAAAGATATTCACTTCATGCCCTGCTCTGGACTCACGGGGGCCAACCTCAAGGAACCTGCGGACCTGTGCTCCTGGTACAC AGGGTTACCGTTCATCGCGCACCTGGACAGTCTGCCAAACTTCAACAGATCCAGCGACGGGCCGGTCAGATTACCGATTGTCGACAAGTACAAG GATATGGGCACTGTGATCCTGGGCAAGCTGGAGTCTGGGTCTATCTGCAAAGCACAGCAGCTTGTGATGATGCCAAACAAG CACACCGTGGAGGTCCTCAGCCTGCTCTCGGACGATGTGGAGACGGAGTTCGCCGGGCCCGGGGAGAACCTGAAGCTGAGGCTGAAGGGCATCGAGGAGGAGGAGATCCTGCCCGGCTTCATCCTTTGTAACGCCGAGAACCTCTGCCACTCCGGGCGCACTTTCGACGCTCAG ATTGTCATCATCGAACACAAATCCATCATCTGCCCTGGTTACAACGCAGTCCTGCACATCCACACCTGCATTGAAGAAGTCCAAATTACA GCCTTAATCTGCCTGGTAGACAAAAAGTCTGGCGAGAAAAGCAAGACGCGACCTCGTTTTGTGAAACAAGACCAAGTGTGCATCGCCCGCCTGCGGACCGCGGGCACCATCTGCCTTGAGACCTTCAAAGATTTCCCTCAGATGGGACGCTTCACCTTACGGGATGAAG gcaAGACCATCGCCATTGGCAAGGTTTTGAAGCTGGTACCAGAGAAGGACTAA
- the gspt1 gene encoding eukaryotic peptide chain release factor GTP-binding subunit ERF3A isoform X4, with protein sequence MDPRDTAPDSWEQEDDVEAPAEEQLRAAFTGLNVNAKPFVPNVHAAEFVPAFLQTGPSDSPDVAAAPVENGEADMTAEESWEQKGEPSEAEPGGGPSGDGGPAEEPPQEMMMEEEEEVPTPKVVLAPPDAPKKEHVNVVFIGHVDAGKSTIGGQIMYLTGMVDKRTLEKYEREAKEKNRETWYLSWALDTNQEERDKGKTVEVGRAYFETEKKHFTILDAPGHKSFVPNMIGGASQADLAVLVISARKGEFETGFEKGGQTREHAMLAKTAGVKHLIVLINKMDDPTVNWSLERYEECKEKLVPFLKKVGFNPKKDIHFMPCSGLTGANLKEPADLCSWYTGLPFIAHLDSLPNFNRSSDGPVRLPIVDKYKDMGTVILGKLESGSICKAQQLVMMPNKHTVEVLSLLSDDVETEFAGPGENLKLRLKGIEEEEILPGFILCNAENLCHSGRTFDAQIVIIEHKSIICPGYNAVLHIHTCIEEVQITALICLVDKKSGEKSKTRPRFVKQDQVCIARLRTAGTICLETFKDFPQMGRFTLRDEGKTIAIGKVLKLVPEKD encoded by the exons ATGGACCCCAGAGACACTGCCCCTGATTCCTGGGAACAGGAGGACGATGTGGAGGCCCCGGCCGAGGAGCAGCTCCGGGCGGCTTTCACCGGGCTCAACGTGAACGCCAAGCCGTTCGTCCCCAACGTCCACGCCGCCGAGTTCGTCCCGGCCTTCCTGCAGACTGGGCCTTCCGACAGCCCCGACGTCGCCG CAGCGCCGGTGGAGAACGGAGAGGCAGACATGACCGCGGAGGAGTCGTGGGAGCAGAAAGGGGAGCCCAGTGAAGCGGAGCCGGGAGGCGGCCCCTCAGGGGACGGGGGTCCCGCCGAGGAGCCCCCACAGGAGATGATgatggaggaggaggaagaggtgcCAACACCCAAAGTCGTCCTTGCCCCGCCGGACGCCCCAAAGAAGGAGCACGTGAACGTGGTTTTCATCGGGCACGTCG ATGCTGGCAAATCCACAATCGGAGGACAGATCAT GTATTTAACGGGGATGGTGGACAAGCGAACCCTGGAGAAATATGAAAgagaagcaaaagaaaagaacaGAGAGACCTG GTATCTTTCCTGGGCTCTGGACACGAACCAAGAGGAGAGGGACAAGGGCAAAACCGTGGAGGTCGGGCGCGCCTACTTTGAAACGGAAAAAAAGCACTTTACCATCCTGGACGCCCCAGGCCACAAAAGCTTTGTCCCCAACATGATCGGCGGGGCATCGCAAGCGGACTTGGCCGTGCTG GTGATCTCTGCCAGGAAAGGAGAGTTTGAGACGGGGTTCGAGAAGGGCGGCCAGACGCGAGAGCATGCCATGCTGGCCAAGACGGCAGGGGTGAAGCACCTGATCGTCCTCATCAACAAGATGGACGACCCGACGGTGAACTGGAGCCTGGAGAG GTACGAggaatgtaaagagaaactagTGCCATTTTTGAAGAAGGTCGGGTTCAACCCCAAAAAAGATATTCACTTCATGCCCTGCTCTGGACTCACGGGGGCCAACCTCAAGGAACCTGCGGACCTGTGCTCCTGGTACAC AGGGTTACCGTTCATCGCGCACCTGGACAGTCTGCCAAACTTCAACAGATCCAGCGACGGGCCGGTCAGATTACCGATTGTCGACAAGTACAAG GATATGGGCACTGTGATCCTGGGCAAGCTGGAGTCTGGGTCTATCTGCAAAGCACAGCAGCTTGTGATGATGCCAAACAAG CACACCGTGGAGGTCCTCAGCCTGCTCTCGGACGATGTGGAGACGGAGTTCGCCGGGCCCGGGGAGAACCTGAAGCTGAGGCTGAAGGGCATCGAGGAGGAGGAGATCCTGCCCGGCTTCATCCTTTGTAACGCCGAGAACCTCTGCCACTCCGGGCGCACTTTCGACGCTCAG ATTGTCATCATCGAACACAAATCCATCATCTGCCCTGGTTACAACGCAGTCCTGCACATCCACACCTGCATTGAAGAAGTCCAAATTACA GCCTTAATCTGCCTGGTAGACAAAAAGTCTGGCGAGAAAAGCAAGACGCGACCTCGTTTTGTGAAACAAGACCAAGTGTGCATCGCCCGCCTGCGGACCGCGGGCACCATCTGCCTTGAGACCTTCAAAGATTTCCCTCAGATGGGACGCTTCACCTTACGGGATGAAG gcaAGACCATCGCCATTGGCAAGGTTTTGAAGCTGGTACCAGAGAAGGACTAA
- the gspt1 gene encoding eukaryotic peptide chain release factor GTP-binding subunit ERF3A isoform X3, with protein MDPRDTAPDSWEQEDDVEAPAEEQLRAAFTGLNVNAKPFVPNVHAAEFVPAFLQTGPSDSPDVAGTDTVTSMEVSDSVAPVENGEADMTAEESWEQKGEPSEAEPGGGPSGDGGPAEEPPQEMMMEEEEEVPTPKVVLAPPDAPKKEHVNVVFIGHVDAGKSTIGGQIMYLTGMVDKRTLEKYEREAKEKNRETWYLSWALDTNQEERDKGKTVEVGRAYFETEKKHFTILDAPGHKSFVPNMIGGASQADLAVLVISARKGEFETGFEKGGQTREHAMLAKTAGVKHLIVLINKMDDPTVNWSLERYEECKEKLVPFLKKVGFNPKKDIHFMPCSGLTGANLKEPADLCSWYTGLPFIAHLDSLPNFNRSSDGPVRLPIVDKYKDMGTVILGKLESGSICKAQQLVMMPNKHTVEVLSLLSDDVETEFAGPGENLKLRLKGIEEEEILPGFILCNAENLCHSGRTFDAQIVIIEHKSIICPGYNAVLHIHTCIEEVQITALICLVDKKSGEKSKTRPRFVKQDQVCIARLRTAGTICLETFKDFPQMGRFTLRDEGKTIAIGKVLKLVPEKD; from the exons ATGGACCCCAGAGACACTGCCCCTGATTCCTGGGAACAGGAGGACGATGTGGAGGCCCCGGCCGAGGAGCAGCTCCGGGCGGCTTTCACCGGGCTCAACGTGAACGCCAAGCCGTTCGTCCCCAACGTCCACGCCGCCGAGTTCGTCCCGGCCTTCCTGCAGACTGGGCCTTCCGACAGCCCCGACGTCGCCG GTACTGATACAGTCACCAGCATGGAAGTTTCAGACTCTGTTG CGCCGGTGGAGAACGGAGAGGCAGACATGACCGCGGAGGAGTCGTGGGAGCAGAAAGGGGAGCCCAGTGAAGCGGAGCCGGGAGGCGGCCCCTCAGGGGACGGGGGTCCCGCCGAGGAGCCCCCACAGGAGATGATgatggaggaggaggaagaggtgcCAACACCCAAAGTCGTCCTTGCCCCGCCGGACGCCCCAAAGAAGGAGCACGTGAACGTGGTTTTCATCGGGCACGTCG ATGCTGGCAAATCCACAATCGGAGGACAGATCAT GTATTTAACGGGGATGGTGGACAAGCGAACCCTGGAGAAATATGAAAgagaagcaaaagaaaagaacaGAGAGACCTG GTATCTTTCCTGGGCTCTGGACACGAACCAAGAGGAGAGGGACAAGGGCAAAACCGTGGAGGTCGGGCGCGCCTACTTTGAAACGGAAAAAAAGCACTTTACCATCCTGGACGCCCCAGGCCACAAAAGCTTTGTCCCCAACATGATCGGCGGGGCATCGCAAGCGGACTTGGCCGTGCTG GTGATCTCTGCCAGGAAAGGAGAGTTTGAGACGGGGTTCGAGAAGGGCGGCCAGACGCGAGAGCATGCCATGCTGGCCAAGACGGCAGGGGTGAAGCACCTGATCGTCCTCATCAACAAGATGGACGACCCGACGGTGAACTGGAGCCTGGAGAG GTACGAggaatgtaaagagaaactagTGCCATTTTTGAAGAAGGTCGGGTTCAACCCCAAAAAAGATATTCACTTCATGCCCTGCTCTGGACTCACGGGGGCCAACCTCAAGGAACCTGCGGACCTGTGCTCCTGGTACAC AGGGTTACCGTTCATCGCGCACCTGGACAGTCTGCCAAACTTCAACAGATCCAGCGACGGGCCGGTCAGATTACCGATTGTCGACAAGTACAAG GATATGGGCACTGTGATCCTGGGCAAGCTGGAGTCTGGGTCTATCTGCAAAGCACAGCAGCTTGTGATGATGCCAAACAAG CACACCGTGGAGGTCCTCAGCCTGCTCTCGGACGATGTGGAGACGGAGTTCGCCGGGCCCGGGGAGAACCTGAAGCTGAGGCTGAAGGGCATCGAGGAGGAGGAGATCCTGCCCGGCTTCATCCTTTGTAACGCCGAGAACCTCTGCCACTCCGGGCGCACTTTCGACGCTCAG ATTGTCATCATCGAACACAAATCCATCATCTGCCCTGGTTACAACGCAGTCCTGCACATCCACACCTGCATTGAAGAAGTCCAAATTACA GCCTTAATCTGCCTGGTAGACAAAAAGTCTGGCGAGAAAAGCAAGACGCGACCTCGTTTTGTGAAACAAGACCAAGTGTGCATCGCCCGCCTGCGGACCGCGGGCACCATCTGCCTTGAGACCTTCAAAGATTTCCCTCAGATGGGACGCTTCACCTTACGGGATGAAG gcaAGACCATCGCCATTGGCAAGGTTTTGAAGCTGGTACCAGAGAAGGACTAA
- the gspt1 gene encoding eukaryotic peptide chain release factor GTP-binding subunit ERF3A isoform X2 — MDPRDTAPDSWEQEDDVEAPAEEQLRAAFTGLNVNAKPFVPNVHAAEFVPAFLQTGPSDSPDVAGTDTVTSMEVSDSVAAPVENGEADMTAEESWEQKGEPSEAEPGGGPSGDGGPAEEPPQEMMMEEEEEVPTPKVVLAPPDAPKKEHVNVVFIGHVDAGKSTIGGQIMYLTGMVDKRTLEKYEREAKEKNRETWYLSWALDTNQEERDKGKTVEVGRAYFETEKKHFTILDAPGHKSFVPNMIGGASQADLAVLVISARKGEFETGFEKGGQTREHAMLAKTAGVKHLIVLINKMDDPTVNWSLERYEECKEKLVPFLKKVGFNPKKDIHFMPCSGLTGANLKEPADLCSWYTGLPFIAHLDSLPNFNRSSDGPVRLPIVDKYKDMGTVILGKLESGSICKAQQLVMMPNKHTVEVLSLLSDDVETEFAGPGENLKLRLKGIEEEEILPGFILCNAENLCHSGRTFDAQIVIIEHKSIICPGYNAVLHIHTCIEEVQITALICLVDKKSGEKSKTRPRFVKQDQVCIARLRTAGTICLETFKDFPQMGRFTLRDEGKTIAIGKVLKLVPEKD, encoded by the exons ATGGACCCCAGAGACACTGCCCCTGATTCCTGGGAACAGGAGGACGATGTGGAGGCCCCGGCCGAGGAGCAGCTCCGGGCGGCTTTCACCGGGCTCAACGTGAACGCCAAGCCGTTCGTCCCCAACGTCCACGCCGCCGAGTTCGTCCCGGCCTTCCTGCAGACTGGGCCTTCCGACAGCCCCGACGTCGCCG GTACTGATACAGTCACCAGCATGGAAGTTTCAGACTCTGTTG CAGCGCCGGTGGAGAACGGAGAGGCAGACATGACCGCGGAGGAGTCGTGGGAGCAGAAAGGGGAGCCCAGTGAAGCGGAGCCGGGAGGCGGCCCCTCAGGGGACGGGGGTCCCGCCGAGGAGCCCCCACAGGAGATGATgatggaggaggaggaagaggtgcCAACACCCAAAGTCGTCCTTGCCCCGCCGGACGCCCCAAAGAAGGAGCACGTGAACGTGGTTTTCATCGGGCACGTCG ATGCTGGCAAATCCACAATCGGAGGACAGATCAT GTATTTAACGGGGATGGTGGACAAGCGAACCCTGGAGAAATATGAAAgagaagcaaaagaaaagaacaGAGAGACCTG GTATCTTTCCTGGGCTCTGGACACGAACCAAGAGGAGAGGGACAAGGGCAAAACCGTGGAGGTCGGGCGCGCCTACTTTGAAACGGAAAAAAAGCACTTTACCATCCTGGACGCCCCAGGCCACAAAAGCTTTGTCCCCAACATGATCGGCGGGGCATCGCAAGCGGACTTGGCCGTGCTG GTGATCTCTGCCAGGAAAGGAGAGTTTGAGACGGGGTTCGAGAAGGGCGGCCAGACGCGAGAGCATGCCATGCTGGCCAAGACGGCAGGGGTGAAGCACCTGATCGTCCTCATCAACAAGATGGACGACCCGACGGTGAACTGGAGCCTGGAGAG GTACGAggaatgtaaagagaaactagTGCCATTTTTGAAGAAGGTCGGGTTCAACCCCAAAAAAGATATTCACTTCATGCCCTGCTCTGGACTCACGGGGGCCAACCTCAAGGAACCTGCGGACCTGTGCTCCTGGTACAC AGGGTTACCGTTCATCGCGCACCTGGACAGTCTGCCAAACTTCAACAGATCCAGCGACGGGCCGGTCAGATTACCGATTGTCGACAAGTACAAG GATATGGGCACTGTGATCCTGGGCAAGCTGGAGTCTGGGTCTATCTGCAAAGCACAGCAGCTTGTGATGATGCCAAACAAG CACACCGTGGAGGTCCTCAGCCTGCTCTCGGACGATGTGGAGACGGAGTTCGCCGGGCCCGGGGAGAACCTGAAGCTGAGGCTGAAGGGCATCGAGGAGGAGGAGATCCTGCCCGGCTTCATCCTTTGTAACGCCGAGAACCTCTGCCACTCCGGGCGCACTTTCGACGCTCAG ATTGTCATCATCGAACACAAATCCATCATCTGCCCTGGTTACAACGCAGTCCTGCACATCCACACCTGCATTGAAGAAGTCCAAATTACA GCCTTAATCTGCCTGGTAGACAAAAAGTCTGGCGAGAAAAGCAAGACGCGACCTCGTTTTGTGAAACAAGACCAAGTGTGCATCGCCCGCCTGCGGACCGCGGGCACCATCTGCCTTGAGACCTTCAAAGATTTCCCTCAGATGGGACGCTTCACCTTACGGGATGAAG gcaAGACCATCGCCATTGGCAAGGTTTTGAAGCTGGTACCAGAGAAGGACTAA
- the LOC107079022 gene encoding tumor necrosis factor receptor superfamily member 17 — MPGSPERFIKPGSSSPAEQVETRSTAPPPSVASPPPSSPPPAAAPLLNMDKHKCSPNDYYDKLMETCKPCYLRCSKAPPSVCLTYCKQSVETVWIILGAFLLLGAVGVILTVSLQKLWKRRSSRYPQNTGGDPEKTADAGRADSARETGLPDGLVPTPGDTDRRGTTADLQRISALPLPATEEGATLLVTAKTTQLSSYPWDGPRDVVGLRRSVFTA, encoded by the exons ATGCCAGGAAGCCCCGAGCGCTTTATAAAGCCGGGCTCCAGCTCTCCCGCAGAGCAAGTGGAGACACGATCGACCGCTCCGCCTCCGTCTGTAGCATCACCACCACCGTCTTCAccaccaccagcagcagcacCGTTATTAAACATGGACAAACACAAATGCTCCCCGAACGACTATTACGATAAGCTGATGGAGACCTGTAAACCGTGCTATCTACGCTGCTCTAAGGCGCccccctctgtctgtctgacgTATTGCAAGCAAT CTGTGGAAACGGTGTGGATCATCCTGGGCGCCTTCCTGCTTTTAGGAGCGGTGGGCGTCATCCTGACGGTGTCCCTTCAGAAGCTGTGGAAAAGGAGATCCAGCCGTTACCCCCAAAACACAG GGGGTGACCCCGAGAAAACCGCGGACGCCGGCCGAGCGGACAGCGCCAGAGAGACCGGACTTCCCGACGGGCTTGTCCCGACACCGGGCGACACCGACCGGCGCGGAACCACCGCTGACCTCCAGCGCATCTCCGCTCTGCCCCTCCCGGCGACGGAGGAAGGCGCTACCCTTCTGGTGACCGCAAAGACTACCCAGCTCAGCAGCTACCCGTGGGACGGTCCAAGAGACGTCGTGGGGTTGAGGAGGTCTGTCTTCACAGCCTGA